Proteins encoded within one genomic window of Gadus macrocephalus chromosome 16, ASM3116895v1:
- the rab4b gene encoding ras-related protein Rab-4B, which yields MSETYDFLFKFLVIGSAGAGKSCLLHQFIESKFKQDSNHTIGVEFGSRVVNVAGKTVKLQIWDTAGQERFRSVTRSYYRGAAGALLVYDITSRETYNALTNWLTDARTLASPNIIIILCGNKKDLDADREVTFLEASRFAQENELMFLETSALTGENVEEGFLKCARTILNKIDSGELDPERMGSGIQYGDASLRQLRQPRGAGPAQIKQQCNC from the exons ACTTCCTCTTCAAGTTCCTGGTGATTGGCAGCGCTGGTGCAGGGAAGTCCTGCCTCCTCCACCAGTTTATAGAGAGCAAGT tCAAGCAGGACTCCAACCACACCATCGGGGTGGAGTTCGGCTCGCGGGTTGTGAACGTCGCCGGGAAGACGGTCAAACTGCAGATCTGGGACACGGCCGGCCAGGAGCGCTTCAG GTCGGTGACGCGCAGCTACTACCGAGGGGCGGCTGGCGCCCTACTGGTCTACGACatcaccag CCGGGAGACGTACAACGCGCTGACCAACTGGCTGACGGACGCCCGCACGCTGGCCAGccccaacatcatcatcatcctgtgTGGCAACAAGAAGGACCTGGACGCCGACCGCGAGGTCACCTTCCTGGAGGCCTCCCGCTTCGCCCAGGAGAACG AGCTCATGTTCCTGGAGACCAGCGCTCTGACCGGGGAGAACGTAGAGGAGGGCTTCCTGAAGTGTGCCCGCACCATCCTCAACAAGATAGACTCAG GTGAGCTGGACCCAGAGCGAATGGGCTCCGGGATCCAGTACGGCGACGCCTCCCTGAGGCAGCTCCGCCAgccccggggggcggggcccgcaCAGATCAAGCAGCAATGTAACTGCTAG